A DNA window from Myxocyprinus asiaticus isolate MX2 ecotype Aquarium Trade chromosome 45, UBuf_Myxa_2, whole genome shotgun sequence contains the following coding sequences:
- the nfyba gene encoding nuclear transcription factor Y, beta a, whose protein sequence is MDGDGSTTDTTQLGITGEYMTPGTYVLQSQDDDGDESFIDHEDGNGSKDNFREQDIYLPIANVARIMKNGIPQTGKIAKDAKECVQECVSEFISFITSEASERCHQEKRKTINGEDILFAMSTLGFDMYVEPLKLYLQKFREAMKGEKGITPVTVTEGLGEELTDDSFTSQLPAGLITADGQQQNVMVYTTSYQQIPGVQQIQFS, encoded by the exons ATGGACGGAGACGGCAGCACCACCGACACCACTCAGTTAGGAATAACAGGAGAGTATATGACCCCAGGCACTTATGTCTTACAGAGCCAGGATG ATGACGGAGATGAAAGTTTTATTGACCATGAGGATGGCAATGGCAGCAAAGACAATTTCCGAGAGCAGGACATTTACCTTCCTATTGCCAACGTTGCTCGCATCATGAAGAATGGCATCCCACAGACTGGAAAG ATTGCGAAAGATGCGAAGGAATGTGTGCAGGAGTGCGTGAGTGAGTTCATCAGCTTCATCACGTCTGAAGCCAGCGAACGATGCCATCAAGAGAAACGCAAGACCATAAACGGCGAGGACATCCTATTTGCCATGTCCACACTGGGTTTTGATATGTATGTGGAGCCCCTCAAACTCTACCTGCAGAAATTCAGAGAG GCGATGAAGGGTGAGAAAGGCATCACCCCAGTAACAGTCACAGAGGGCCTTGGAGAAGAACTCACAGATGACAGTTTCA CCAGTCAGCTGCCCGCAGGACTGATCACTGCAGATGGCCAGCAACAGAACGTGATGGTGTACACCACCTCATACCAACAG ATACCTGGTGTTCAGCAGATACAATTCTCATGA